A section of the Pygocentrus nattereri isolate fPygNat1 chromosome 18, fPygNat1.pri, whole genome shotgun sequence genome encodes:
- the LOC108437813 gene encoding complement C1q-like protein 2 isoform X2, producing the protein MRVSVVLLLLCLSSVHLHRAVDQLVVGDEQTEFTQSQIEELKKQDAGLEGSVDSTELSAEEPDTAKVAFSYASGLNGNFGPHSSDVTVVFRKKITDVGKAFSPITGVFTAPLRGVYYFRFNLLGISSYWLAVCLYKNHTKILDVTKYPKGQYKYAVGGATLLLQKGDHVYIKLRQKSQVSDNSDNHCTFSGFLLFPM; encoded by the exons ATGAGGGTCAGCGTGGTTCTGCTTTTGCTCTGCTTGTCTTCTGTTCATCTCCATAGAGCTGTTGACCAGCTGGTTGTGGGGGACGAGCAGACTGAGTTCACCCAAAGCCAGATTGAAGAGCTGAAGAAACAAGACGCAG GGCTGGAGGGGAGTGTGGACTCTACTGAACTGAGTGCTGAAGAACCAG ACACGGCAAAGGTGGCGTTCTCATATGCTTCAGGCCTAAACGGCAATTTTGGGCCTCACAGCTCTGACGTTACAGTGGTTTTCCGCAAAAAAATCACAGATGTTGGAAAAGCATTCAGTCCAATCACAG gtgttttcactgctccactcAGAGGCGTCTATTACTTCAGGTTTAATTTACTTGGTATCAGTTCATACTGGCTGGCTGTATGTTTGTACAAAAATCATACGAAAATTTTAGACGTGACTAAATACCCAAAAGGACAGTATAAATACGCTGTTGGTGGAGCCACTCTGCTGCTGCAGAAAGGAGATCATGTCTATATTAAGCTCAGACAAAAAAGTCAggtttctgacaacagcgacaaCCATTGTACTTTCAGTggttttctgctgtttcctATGTGA
- the LOC108437813 gene encoding complement C1q-like protein 2 isoform X1 produces MRVSVVLLLLCLSSVHLHRAVDQLVVGDEQTEFTQSQIEELKKQDAGLEGSVDSTELSAEEPGEEHSNTAKVAFSYASGLNGNFGPHSSDVTVVFRKKITDVGKAFSPITGVFTAPLRGVYYFRFNLLGISSYWLAVCLYKNHTKILDVTKYPKGQYKYAVGGATLLLQKGDHVYIKLRQKSQVSDNSDNHCTFSGFLLFPM; encoded by the exons ATGAGGGTCAGCGTGGTTCTGCTTTTGCTCTGCTTGTCTTCTGTTCATCTCCATAGAGCTGTTGACCAGCTGGTTGTGGGGGACGAGCAGACTGAGTTCACCCAAAGCCAGATTGAAGAGCTGAAGAAACAAGACGCAG GGCTGGAGGGGAGTGTGGACTCTACTGAACTGAGTGCTGAAGAACCAGGTGAGGAGCATTCAA ACACGGCAAAGGTGGCGTTCTCATATGCTTCAGGCCTAAACGGCAATTTTGGGCCTCACAGCTCTGACGTTACAGTGGTTTTCCGCAAAAAAATCACAGATGTTGGAAAAGCATTCAGTCCAATCACAG gtgttttcactgctccactcAGAGGCGTCTATTACTTCAGGTTTAATTTACTTGGTATCAGTTCATACTGGCTGGCTGTATGTTTGTACAAAAATCATACGAAAATTTTAGACGTGACTAAATACCCAAAAGGACAGTATAAATACGCTGTTGGTGGAGCCACTCTGCTGCTGCAGAAAGGAGATCATGTCTATATTAAGCTCAGACAAAAAAGTCAggtttctgacaacagcgacaaCCATTGTACTTTCAGTggttttctgctgtttcctATGTGA